In the Pan paniscus chromosome 19, NHGRI_mPanPan1-v2.0_pri, whole genome shotgun sequence genome, CTTGGCTCTGGAAACCCATCACACTTCTGACTCTCTCTCctgattctgtgtgtgtgtgtgtgtatgtgtgtgtttgttttattttaagttcagggatgcatgtgcaggtttgttacatacataaacttgtgtcatgggggtttggtgtacaagtgatttcatcacccaggtattaagcctagtacccattagttatttttcctgattctctccctgtTTCCACTCACCATGGCCTTTCTTATCCTACCTTTCCCATTAGTATTTCAACTCCATAGTGAGAGTTCAGGCATAACACATATTGTTAGTCAAAtcagtgatttatttattcatcaaatagcTATTATGCTTCACTATATGTCAAGCATTGTGGTTATCACTGGAGATACACTGGTAGCTAACACAGATAGTGGAATATAAAACTGACCAATTCCATCCACATGACCGTGGGTACGTCATTTCAACTGGGAACATCAATTTACCACCTAGGAAATGTCTAAGACCCTCCCAACTCAACCCCGTCCTACATCTCCCTTATATTATTCATTCAATGTATATAAATTAAGCACATGCTGTGCATGTAACTATATTTCAATCCAAGCAAAACACATGGCAAAGGGATAGTTCCTGGTTTGGGGATTGATCAAGAAAGTCTTACAAATATATAAACACTGAGATAGAATTATGTATTCAATAAATCATCTTTATTATAAAGAACACAATAATAAGAGATAGAGACTAGGTCAGGAGGCTCATCATGTTATAATCATCATGTGCTAGGATTTGGTTTAAATCAACCAACGAGACATGGTCTGGAGTTGGTTTACAATCTGAGAAGACACTCTAAAAAATCTACCATTATAGGagtgttgtgaggatcaaatataATAAGTTGTGGTACAGGACGTGTAGCGTGTGGTACCTAGAGTCAGACTACCTGGATGTGAATCCCTGCTCTGCTAGTCAGCAGCTTTACGGCCTTCGGAAAATTGCTTAACCTCTATTTACTTTGGTTTCTTCACCTGTTCAACTAAGAAAGTATACTGGTAACTAAATCATAGGGTTGTTTTGAAGACAGTTCAAACATGTAAATCCCTATTATGGAAATCAGCACATGGTGATCActcaataaaaattacatattgtgAACTAAAATTTGTGTAGTTGCTAATCTATCATTAGCacgaaataaaaatttgtttccaAACTCCCACATTGCCTTTATTAAACTATAAATTTcttgagaaaaagaaactaaaataaaatcaacagagCATGGTCTAGATTTTTGAAGAGCAAATTACATAGATAACTAATTATAACACACGGTGCTGTAATCACAGAGATAGAAGATGTCCCTTATCAGAACACTGACTGATTCAGCagtttccatttccttttctcacTCTCCGCAACTCACAGAAGCCAGCTCTCAGAAATGGAATCACGAGTATGGAGGGGGTTCCCCTAAGAAGTGAGTGAGGGAATGCAATTCTGGGTATCACTgagagctgggaggcagagggtggggTGAGAAGGAGGCATTGCCTGTGATGTAGGTTTCTAATGAGACAAGTGGCAGAGATACCTTTATTTGGAATTGGTAGCAATAGGGGAAGATACATGGATGCCAAAGCTCCGGTGAAACCTACCACGGCCCCTGATCTTGCTTCTGCTTCTCCTCCCTCAAGACTGGCACTAGCCATCATTGGGGTGGGAAGGAAACAGAGCTCATGTGTATTAAAAGACCTAAGTCTACAGACACTTAGAAAGGACAGAATTCCAAAGGCATGGTCGCACTTGGCTTCTGTCCTCCGTTATTCTCCAGCATCAAATGTATCAACTCTAACCCCTTTGGGGGGAATACAAGGCCTGTCCTGGTTTGGTCCCAATTTAGCTTTATCATCCATATTCACCCCCACTGCTCTGCAGCTCCACTGAAGCACCCCCTCTTTCCTCTGAACCCACAATGTCACACTTAGGACTCTGCCTCAGCTGGGCACTCATCTATAGATGCCTAAATCCCGGGCAGTTATCCAGACACAACTAAAGTTCCATCCCTTCCATGAAGCCTTCCCCAACCCTCTGGTGGAAGGTCACTTCTTCCCCTCGTGGGATTCtgagctttcatttctttttctactaGGAGTCCTAGCACTTTCGGCTAAATGCTACAATTACCTGTTCATACACTCTACCTGCCCCCACGAGATCAGGGGCATCTCAGAAACAAAGATCATTAAAACCAACTAAATctatttctcattataaaatgaggtatgctGATTGAttgtgaaagaataaaataacaaagtacggaaaagaaaaaaaagcatataatcTGGCTGAGAAGGTAGAGACCCTTCCACACCACTGAAATTATGTATtgaaaagaataagtaaaaaacTGCTTCGGTTTGGCATGGTTTATGTAATTATAGTATAGGATCCTTAAAATGGTTCAAAGAAATGGGAAATCAAGACTTCATTTTGGCCAAAACCATTGAACAGAAACTTTAGCATATTTATCAATAATTTCTTTCAGATTAAACAACTGACAACAACCTATTTTTCAACCAGTGATGTtggaaatgtttttttaaaaattagtttataaaTTTGTGGGCTGACCAAGAAGGTAATAAAGTGTAActaagtaaaatgagaaaaattcagaaaaagaaaaaaataagaaaataaatcacccaGGGACCTATCACACAAATATAAGAACTATTCATTCTTTAAGGCATGTATTTACAagcctttgtatttttttccatgcTTAGGGTTggcaaggaatatatatatatttgtacaaatatatatgtgtatatgtacaaatatatgtatatatagtacaaatatatatatttgtacaatTCTTCAGACTTTGTAGAATTTGTATAATGTCGTATCTTGCTTTTTTTAACCACTGATGTTATAAGCATATTTATGccacttcattcattttaaagACTTAATAATAAATGATCTAGTGGATAATTTATCATTCCCTGATGGAGAAAAATTtagctttgtttattttagagTTATAAACGATGCTGGGTCAGGTATCTTTATGTTTGAAGATGGCTccatatttgggttgtttccacagaACTCTTTCCTAGAAATGCTTTTTCTAGGTTAATGGCTACAAATATTTCTAGGCACCTGACATATTGACACCCACCTCTAAAGTATTTTTATGATCCACAACTAGCGTTTAACACAGCGCCCTAGTCACTACATGACTAATAAATAGACAAATGACTGAAACATGACCTCATGCTTTCTATTCCTCCAGCTTTCATTCAGTTCTTTGCCTCTGGGAGGAGGAAGGGTTGTGCAGCCCTCCACAGCATCAGCCCATCAACCCTATCCCTGTGGTTATAGCAGCTGAGGAAGCAGAATTGCAGCTCTGTGGGAAGGAATGGGGCTGGAGAGTTCATGCATAGACCAGTTCTTATGAGAAGGGACTGGCTAAGAATAGCCTTGGGTTGACATATACCCCTCTTCACACTCACAGGAGAAACCATTTCCCTATGAAACTATAACAAGTCATGAGTTGAGAGCTGAGAGTTAGAGAATAGCTCAGAGATGCTATTCTTGGATATCCTGAGCCCCTGTGGTCACCAGGGACCCTGAGTTGTGCAACTTAGCGTGACACCATCACTACGCTTAAAAATTTCCCTCCTCACCCCCAGATTCCATTTCCCCATCCGCCAGGGCTGCCTATAAAGAGGAGAGCTGGTTTCAGACTTCAGAAGGACACGGGCAGCAGACAGTGGTCAGTCCTTTCTTGGCTCTGCTGACACTCGAGCCCACATTCCGTCACCTGCTCAGAATCATGCAGGTCTCCACTGCTGCCCTTGCTGTCCTCCTCTGCACCATGGCTCTCTGCAACCAGTTCTCTGCATCACGTGAGTCTGAGTTTCGTTGTGGGTATCACCACTCTCTGGCCATGGTTAGACCACATCAATCTTTTCTTGTGGCCTAAAAGCCCCCAAGAGAAAAGAGAACTTCTTAAAGGGCTGCCAAACATCTTGGTCTTTCTCTtcaagacttttatttttatctctagaaGGGGTCTTAGCCCCCTAGTCTCCAGATATGAGAATctaggcaggggcaggggagttACAGTCCCttttacagatagaaaaacaGGGTTCGAAACGAATCAGTTAGCAAGAGGCAGAATCCAGGGCTGCTTACTTCCCAGTGGGGTCTGTTGTTCACTCTCCAGCTCACTCTAGGTCTCCCAGGAGCCCTGTCCCTTGGATGTCTTATGAGAGATGTCCAAGGCTTCTCTTGGGCTGGGGTATGACTTCTTGAACCAGACAAAATTCCCTGAAGAGAACTGAGATGAGAGAACAGTCCGTTCAGGTATCTGGAtcacacagagaaacagagaaccCACTATGAAGAGTCAAGGAGAAAGAAGGATACAGACAGGAACAAAGAGACATTTCTCAGCAAAAACGCCCAAATGCCTTCCAGTCACTTGGTCTGAGCAAGCCTGCCCTCCTCAACCACTCAGGGATCAGAAGCTGCCTGGCCTTTTCTTCTGAGCTGTGACTCGGgctcattctcttcctttctccgcAGTTGCTGCTGACACGCCGACCGCCTGCTGCTTCAGCTACATCTCCCGGCAGATTCCACAGAATTTCATAGCGGACTACTTTGAGACGAGCAGCCAGTGCTCCAAGCCCAGTGTCATGTAAGTGCCAGTCTTCCTGCTCACCTCTATGGAGGTAGGGAGGGTCAGGGTTGGGGCAGACACAGGCCAAAAGGCCATCCTGGAAAGGCCCAGCCTTCAGGAGCCTATCGGGGATACAGGACGCAGGGCTCCGAGGTGTGACCTGACTTGGGGCTGGAGTGAGGCACGTGTTACAGAGTCAGGAAGGGCTGCCCCAGCCCAGAGGAAAGGGACAGGAAGAAGGAGGCAGCGGGACACTCTGAGGGCCACCTCTACTGAGTCCCTGAGAGAAGCTCTCTAGACGGAGATAGGCAGGGGGCCCCTGAACGAGGAGCAAGCCCTGAGCTGCCCAGGacagagagcagaatggtgggGCCATGGTGGGCCCAGGATTCCCCTGCTGGATTCCCCAGTGCTTAACTCTTCGTCCCTTCTCCACAGCTTCCTAACCAAGAGAGGCCGGCAGGTCTGTGCTGACCCCAGTGAGGAGTGGGTCCAGAAATATGTCAGCGACCTGGAGCTGAGTGCCTGAGGGGTCCGGAAGCTTCGAAGCCCAGCGACCTCGGTGGGCCCAGTGGGGAGGAGCAGGAGCCTGAGCCTTGGGAACATCCCTGTGACCTCCACAGCTACCTCTTCTATGGACTGGTTGTTGCCAAACAGCCACACTGTGGGACTCTTCttaacttaaattttaatttatttatactatttagtttttgtaatttattttcgaTTTCACAGTGTGTTTGTGATTGTTTGCTCTGAGAGttcccctgtcccctcccccttccctcacACCGTGTCTGGTGTGACACGAGTGACAACCGAGTGGCTGTCATCGGCCTGTGTAGGCAGTCATGGCACCAAAGCCACCAGACTGACAAATGTGTATCGGATGCTTTTGTTCAGGGCTGTGATCGGCCtggggaaataataaagatgctCTTTTAAAAGGTAAACCAGTATtgagtttggttttgtttttctggcaaATCAAAATCACTGGTTAAGAGGAATCATAGGCAAAGATTAGGAAGAGGTGAAATGGAGGGAAATTGGGAGAGATGGGGAGCGCTACCACAGAGTCATCCACTTTACAAAGTTCTGGAACATTGAAACTACGAATATGTTATAACTCAAATCACAATATGCATGCTCTAGGAGAATTCACTACTCGAATGGACACCATTAAGCAGAGTATTCTGTAGGGCATATTCATGATGAATCAAGCTCTTAATAGCAATTACTTACATTGTTGAGGCTTACTCCTACTGAgtgctttttatacattgttcATTTAATCTTACCAATGCAATAGTACAGCTTAGGTACTATTAATACCTCCACTTGACAGAAAAGTAACCCAGGGCTCAGAAAGGTTAGACAACTTGGCTGAGGTTACACAGCACGTAAACGGTCAATTGTGTTCCAAAACTGGACTTTTATTGAACTACAGACTATGCTGTTAACCATTGACCAAGTTATTTCCCAAAGTATGACCCACCTATACTCAAATCTTACCCTATTCTTTAGTGAATGATATTTTATCCATTGCAACCACTTTCTGGTCAGGATTCTGAGTTGACATAGAGTGTTTGAGCAGTGATTGTTGAAGCCACTTAAACAGGATCTTTAGGTGTAGACCTGGGAACTGATATTTTTATCAAGCTCATGAGGTGTTCCATAGCATGTTAATGACTGAGAGCCACTGTCAATAGAATTCACCACTGTTTTCTAAATGTGGTAAGTATCTGCATATGGCAACAGGTGTATTATACATTATTTCTCTAGAATCTacactctacaaaataaatagctAATGTTAGAGAAGGAAAAGACAATCAGCTTCTGTGTGGAGCAGGATGCTGTCTATAGATTTACTGTGAAAGGTAAGTTATTTAATAGATGGATTGCTTGCATTATCTGTACAAGAAATCCATACGAAGCTAGGGTCCTttttgcaaaagaaagagaaattcaaaatatttgtgtGAAAACCAAACGTGTTAATTTTTATGAGCTatgcttatttcattttgtttcaaataATCTCTTTTTTGTGTCCAAACATGTTTAGAATTGTAGTGTTCCaactctttaaagcataaacACTACTACTTAGCaaatattaaaatgcatataCTATGTGAACTACATCCCATTTGACCTGATCCCATTTCTAGGAATCTGCTTCATAGAAACACTGCCAAAAGATAAGATATGTAGACATGAGGATATTCTTTGCAGTGTGGTTGGCAAACAGCAAAGAAATGCAAACAGTCATCAGTAGGGGATTAATCAGTAGAGGATTAAGATGTCCATCAGTGGAATATTCTGAAGTCAGTAAAAAAAAAGTAGCACACATCTATAACTGTGGAAAGTGttcataatattatatgtaaaaggCAGACCTAATTACCTtcagtatatgcatatatattctcTACATATGCTATGGAACTATCTGTAaagtatattattttgttttatttttaaatgccatatatacatatacatttacatagGCAAATATTTGGAAAGATACACATCAAATAGCTAACTGATTTCTTTGAGGaaatgaggctttttttttttttaggaatgagggtttttcctttttatattctgcACTTTTAAAACTTTGAGTTATTTTCTGATTAGCTTGCATAGCTTACCTCTCTGGTCTCATCTTACCCTGTTCTTTGATGGGTGATATTCCATCCATCACAACTACTTTCTGGTAGGGATTCTGAGTTGATGCAGAGAGGATAGAGCTCAACCTGGCTTATACTGTTTTGATGCCGTGGTGGCTTTCATATAATGAGGGTACAGCAACAAACACGTCTTTTTGACAaggctgtttctctctctctctctctctctctcacacacacacacacgcacacacacacacacacacacaagcagctTTTGTCCCCATAGATGCAGTGAAGGTGTCATCATTCCTTCTTTATTGGCTTTCAGGAAAAAATATAGGGGCATACAATATTTGCCTGCACTGAATTGTTTCTCAAGGTCTAGAAACCCAAAGCTAAACGAAGTTTAATCATGCCCAATATTCCCTAAATACAAGTGTTATGAACAAACAGAGTAAGTTGAACAAAGACCCCTGATAGGGAACTGGAGAATGGGAATTGCATTTTTAAGCAGTTCAGCTGATCTGGCAGTCCCTAGCTCTCCTCCCTGGGGGAATGTCCTCCACGGACAATCTGAGATGTGCAATGTGGAGGATCTGCTTTCTGGAGGCTGCTGACTTCCTGTCTGTGTGAGTTAGCCTGAGGTTGCCTTAGGTATTGTGCAATCAGCAACTTTTTGGAACCAGTCTTATTGTTTCTTTGGCAATGTGACTCCCTTCTAATGTCTGTAGGCTACTATTTGCTTCTGATCAATTCCATGGGCCAGGTAGCCAGAAGCAGACAGGTTGTCAGTTACATagtttgcatttgcattttaacTGGGGTTGGGgatgtgcattttcttttctcttttttttttttttttttttttttttttgagatggagtctcccactatcacccaggctggagtgcagtggcgtgatcacggctcactgtaacctctgccttccgggttcaagcgattctccttcctcagcctcccaagtagctgaattacaggtgcccgccaccacacccagctaagtttttatatttttagtagagatagggtttcaccatgttggccaggctggtctctaactcctgacctcatgatccgccagcattggcctcccaaagtgctgagcttacaggcgtgagccaccgcgcccagctggggATGTGCACTTTCTAGCACAGACTGCACTACCATTGTCACCCCGACCTCCCAGCCCCTGGTGAGAGACCTCTGCCTGCATCTTGGCCCATGTGGATGTGATGAATATTTGACGCTTGGCCTCATTATgtctctcatcttcctgtctctGCTCATGTTAACTTTATCTTAGAGTAGAAAATTCTGCATTTACAGCCCTTTAAGTCTCCAGATTACTGGATTCTCAGTCAACAGGCTGGAAGGGCCTTTTTAGCAagttgcatttcttctttttcaatttcagATGAGCCCATTTCAAAGTAGCCTAAACTCTTTCTTAAAGGACCTTACTGATGTAATACACAGCTACTAAATTCCAATATTCAGAATCTTTTCTAACAAATTCCTTAATGCTGCAGTGTTGGTATTTGGCACAGGCTTTTAACACCAAAATAAGACAGACCATAGTTCAACCAGCACGTGCAATACCTTGTAATGGGTATGGCAAAAGGTAGTGCCCAGACAGGACAGCATGGTgaacatcacctgggaacttgggAGAAATGCATATTCTGAGCCCCACTTCCTTTCTTAATAGACTAGGGCCCAGCAACCTGTGTTTTCACAAGgctccaggtaattctgatgcatgTAAGGTTTAAAACTCACTTCCATTTCACAAGGTCCTCACCAAATTACCTCCTACTTTCTCATTTCAGCCAGTTCCACACTTCAGTCAGGGCCTGTGACTTTTAACAAACCCTGTGTCTCTGCACAGATACAGATCTCATATCTCTCAGGATGCTGGCAGTTTACAGGCAGAAAGCAAACAAGCAACCAAACTCAAAGAGGCTTTGAGTAAATGCACCTTGTGGCTCCAAGACTATAGGGCATCGAGGTGGCCCTAGCTCCAGGCAAGGCTGGACGCAGCGGCCCTGTGGTATCTCATGAGTcctctttgcttctctttctgATCTCCCTTTCCTGTGAGAGGCCCTGGGTGGCTGCCAGTACCTGCCAGTGTACATGAATCCTTGTTCATTTTCTGCAGGGAAGAGTGAGTCTGTGTTCCCATTGGAAAAAACATCACTAGGCCCTTTCGGATTTGACTGACTTAGGAACCGAATTTCCTAACCAGTCGCTGTGGTTATGGGGATGGGTTTCATTGATTTGCTTAAGTTAATCAAGGCACATAACTTGAATCTTTGGGTTTACTGAATTTTACATAAACTTAAAGCCTGAGAATGGTGGGGAAGGGGGTTTGCCCTGAAGAAATGTGAGTTTCTGGCATCAGGAAACATGCAGAATAGATGCTGGTCAGGAAAAACAAGTTTTCACTATAATGTGTTTGtctttttcctgttatttttgtCTTGATAATATAAAAGGCACTAATACTTTGTGTGTGGTAAACGTTTCTTCTCCTATGCTCTCTAGATTAGAAACTACTAGTCGTCCACTTTCCtgaatgactttatttttaataagatgcTGACTCGTGTATTTCCTGTTGCACAGTGAATGACTATTGCCCAAACCTAGGGCAAAAGAGACATAAACTCTTCATGATGTCAAGGTAACCACTAGAAAATGGGGCTACATACCCACGCCAGAACATACTAAGAAAGGTAGAACTGGACCTGCCATAAGCACTACCCACCTTCCTTCATAGAAGCCAAAGATCGGGCACTGAGGATGCAGGAGGAGATGAGACAATTCTTAGAACAATGAGTCCTCAATAGAAATTGTCCATATTGAGGAACAGAAGGGAGTCCTTTCATAGTGGATGGACAAAGGGGTAGACAAGGAGACTGCAAGCGAAGGAGACACTTCATACTTGCCGTTTTTATTCCTCCTCTTTCCTGGGAACTGCACCCACAAAAATACATTATGTGGGATTGACCACATCCCAAATGCTAGGTGGCTCCTGATTAAAATAAGCTGATTTGCATCTTGAGTTTTTTAAGCTTACCATAACATAAGCATTTCTCATGTCATTGCATTGTTTGTAAAGGCTGCCTAATAGCCAATCAAGGGAAGATCCCATAATTTTCTTAGCCATTTCCATATCATAGGCAATTTAAATTGGGTCCAATTTTAAGTTGCTATAAATATGCTGGGGACCAAATACACTTATGCATTGttcattttttccatatttgaatttatttctacGGAGAATAGATTCCTAGACATGGACCCTCTTGGCCAAAGGCTAAGAACATTTATTTCAAGGTTCCTTATGCATATTAGCACCCATATTAAACACATCTTTAGGTCCTTTGCTTAGCGCATATCTCTCTTGAATGAACAGATGTCTGAAAGCCTGGCTGTACTCTCATCGCTCAGTAGCTCAGGCTTCGCTAATACAGCTCTGTCCATCTGTGTGTGATTGAAGTTGGGCTGTGCTGCTCAGGACTCCTGGCATCATTGCATAAGTCAAGTCTACACCGTTAGAACAGCTGTGGGATAACATAGAAGTTTCTGCTCTGCCAGGGGAAAATATGACTACAGAGCTTTAGTGAGAAGGAACTAGTTAAGTGTGGTCTGGGGTAACACCAATATCTCACCTCCTGTCGCTGTGGAAACCACTTCCCCATAAACAGCCCCAAGACAAGTGAGCACTTGAACTGTTCCTGCAAATACCCTGAGCCCTGTGGTTACCCAAGACCCCCTTGCATGTGCAAGTCAACAAGACACCACGGTGCTTAAAAAACATCCTGTCTCATGAGCCACGGTTTCCAACTTCCCATGACTCAGGGCTTACCTCTTTAGAGAAGGGGACACAGCTTGGACCCCAGAAGGGGGCTGGTGACTGAGTGCGCAAGCCCTGTCCTCTTTTGCTCACTTTCTTGGGCCCCCACGTCCTCCTCATTCACAATGGCCCCCTGTTCCTAGGCCTCCTCTCACGAGTCTGTCTTTGTCCTGCCTTTTGCTGTTGTTCCCTGCACTCTCTGGCTGGGGTCAAACCACATCACCAAAGTCCAAGGACAAAGGTACCCAAGTGAAACAGAGAACTTCCTAAGGGATTTTCAAAATGCCCTGGGCTATCTGTTCAGGAAGATTTTCTTCCCCAAAGTGTTTTCACTTTCTATTCTATAAACCTTAAAGGCAGGGTACGGTCTTGTCCTACTTAGGGAAGGAGAACACTGAGTAGGTTTCAACAAGCGGCAGAACCCAGCTACAATCCCGGTGGCCAGCTGAGTCATAAAATTGCCACAGGTCTGCCTCACAGGTGATTTGCAGAGATGGCCTCTTGCTGGAAAAATTTCTTCTTAGACCATATTATGTTCCCCCAGTAGAGCTGGAATAAGAGGCAGACTATCTAATTAGCTGCAATTTCTACAGAGGGAGATGGAGGCCAAACCTAAGGCTCAaacagaaatggaagggaaaagtggggaaaaaagaaatcccCAACTTCCTGCTGGTTCTTCTCACCCCCAAATCCCCAACTTCCTGCCAGTTCTTCTCATCCCCAAATCATCCCCTGAACAGTGCTGTCTCCATCTACTTCCTTCTGATTTTATCACTGGGTAGAAGGAGTTGGCTCACTTGTCCCCAGTGAAAAATGACTCAGGGTCACGCTGCTCCTTCCCTCAGAATGCCCAGGTCCCCAAGCACCCAGGCATCTGCTGCTTTTCCTAGGACCCCCAGAAGCCCCCCTAGCAAAATGGTAAATGGCAATTATGAGACTCACTGCTGGTGCCAGGCAAGGGCTGGTGCTTCTGCCCATCTCTGGAGAGAAGCAGGACTTGGAGGGTGGCAGCCTGCATGGGCACCAGTCGGTTTGAGGGCCATCCTGGGGACCCCAGGCCTTTGAGGTCCTATCTGGTGGTGGGACACAGGGAAGGGCCATAGAGGTGTTTTCTGGCCTGACCTGGGGTCTGCAGGGAACCAGGGAAGAGCTGCCCCTGGCAGAGGGAAGACAGGAGGAAGTGTTAGCAGGAGGAGGCTGCCTGAGGAGAACGCCTGAGCCACTGAGGTAAAGTCTAGGGAGCTGAGGTTGGGCAAAGAATCTTGAACAAGTGGACAGGCCCTATGCTTGCCAAGACAGAGATGGGAAGGCAGCATGGGACCAGGAATTCCCTTGCTGATTCCTCAATTTTTATAACTGTCTCTTTTAACAGCTTCCAGAATGAAAGTGGCTGAGGCTGGCATGTCTGTGCCAACCCCACCAAGTTCTGGTGCCAAGTGCA is a window encoding:
- the LOC100992309 gene encoding C-C motif chemokine 3, whose amino-acid sequence is MQVSTAALAVLLCTMALCNQFSASLAADTPTACCFSYISRQIPQNFIADYFETSSQCSKPSVIFLTKRGRQVCADPSEEWVQKYVSDLELSA